A single window of Microbacterium croceum DNA harbors:
- a CDS encoding acyl-CoA carboxylase subunit beta, whose product MTDKPDLFTTAGKIADLRARYTEAVVDAEEKAKEKQHAKGKMTARERIELLVDPGSFVEFDEYVRHRTTAFGMDRSRPYGDSVVTGVGTIHGRTVAVYSQDFSTFGGSLGEVAGEKIIKIMEFALDGGMPCIGILDSGGARIQEGVVALGKYGEIFRLNTRASGVIPQISIIMGPAAGGAVYSPALTDFVIMVDKTSQMFVTGPDVIKTVTGEDVGMEELGGAYTHNTRSGVAHYLAEDEDDAIDYARTLLGFLPDNNMAELPSYESAFEFETTDADRTLNTIVPDSANQPYDIHTVIEHVVDDGDFLEVQPLFAPNIVIGFGRVEGRSVGIIANQPSQMAGTLNIEAGEKASRFVRFCDAFSIPIVTLVDVPGYLPGTDQEWTGVIRRGAKLLYAYAEATVPLVTVILRKAYGGAYIVMGSKQLGADVNLAWPTAEIAVMGGQGAVNILYRGEIKKAEEAGEDVAAVRTRLANEYTYNVASPFLAAERGELDGIIEPANTRVSIAKALRALRGKRSSLPPKKHGNIPL is encoded by the coding sequence GTGACGGACAAGCCCGACCTCTTTACCACCGCCGGCAAGATCGCGGATCTGCGCGCTCGCTACACCGAGGCCGTCGTCGACGCCGAGGAGAAGGCGAAGGAGAAGCAGCACGCCAAGGGCAAGATGACCGCCCGCGAGCGCATCGAACTCCTCGTCGACCCCGGCAGCTTCGTCGAGTTCGACGAGTACGTGCGCCACCGCACCACCGCGTTCGGCATGGATCGCTCGCGCCCCTACGGCGACTCGGTCGTCACGGGGGTCGGCACGATCCACGGACGCACGGTCGCGGTCTACTCGCAGGACTTCTCGACCTTCGGCGGCTCGCTCGGCGAGGTCGCCGGCGAGAAGATCATCAAGATCATGGAGTTCGCCCTCGACGGCGGCATGCCCTGCATCGGCATCCTCGACTCGGGCGGCGCGCGCATCCAGGAAGGCGTCGTCGCGCTCGGCAAGTACGGCGAGATCTTCCGACTGAACACCCGCGCATCCGGCGTGATTCCGCAGATCTCGATCATCATGGGCCCGGCGGCCGGAGGAGCGGTGTACTCCCCCGCCCTCACGGACTTCGTCATCATGGTCGACAAGACGAGCCAGATGTTCGTGACCGGCCCCGACGTCATCAAGACCGTCACGGGTGAAGACGTCGGCATGGAGGAGCTCGGCGGCGCCTACACGCACAACACGCGCTCCGGCGTCGCGCATTATCTGGCCGAGGACGAGGACGACGCGATCGACTATGCGCGCACCCTCCTCGGATTCCTCCCGGATAACAACATGGCGGAGCTGCCCTCCTACGAGAGCGCGTTCGAATTCGAGACCACGGATGCCGACCGCACCCTCAACACGATCGTCCCCGACTCCGCGAACCAGCCCTACGACATCCACACCGTCATCGAGCATGTCGTGGACGACGGCGACTTCCTCGAGGTGCAGCCGCTGTTCGCTCCGAACATCGTGATCGGCTTCGGTCGCGTCGAGGGGCGCTCCGTGGGCATCATCGCCAACCAGCCGTCACAGATGGCGGGAACTCTGAACATCGAGGCCGGCGAGAAGGCCAGCCGCTTCGTGCGATTCTGCGACGCCTTCTCGATCCCGATCGTCACGCTCGTCGACGTCCCCGGATATCTGCCGGGCACCGACCAGGAGTGGACGGGCGTCATCCGTCGCGGCGCGAAGCTGCTGTACGCCTACGCCGAGGCCACCGTGCCCCTCGTGACCGTCATCCTGCGCAAGGCCTACGGCGGCGCCTACATCGTGATGGGTTCCAAGCAGCTCGGAGCCGACGTCAACCTCGCCTGGCCCACCGCCGAGATCGCGGTGATGGGCGGCCAGGGGGCGGTCAACATCCTCTACCGCGGTGAGATCAAGAAGGCGGAGGAGGCCGGCGAGGACGTCGCCGCCGTCCGTACTCGCCTGGCGAACGAGTACACCTACAACGTGGCCTCTCCGTTCCTCGCCGCCGAACGCGGAGAGCTGGACGGGATCATCGAGCCGGCC